The Deinococcus malanensis genomic sequence TCACGCCAGGATTGCCTGACCAGGCCCTGGACCAGATCGGAACGGACGAACACGTCCAGGAGAAACACATCATGGACCGGTGCGCTGTAAGCCGCCCCGTTGCACGCGCGGTCATCGCGGCGCTTCTGAATCGCGGCGCCCTCGAAATCGTGCCTCGAGGGGGGCTCCTCCGGTACCGGCGTCCGGCACCGATTGACCTGACGCTGGTGCGGGAAGATCTGATGCCTGGCATCATGCAGGCCGTGGCAGGCGAAGCGCAGACGGTCCGGACCCTGGCAGGCCGGTTCGGGATTGACGTGCCGGCCATGCAGGCGACCGTGCGGCACATGCACCAGAAGGGGGTGCTGGCGGTGAGTATGGTGGGGGCCACCTGGGTATGCCGCCCCGCCTGAGTCCACCACTTTGCCTGAGACGGGTGGCGTTCCCGGGCCGGGACGACATGAGGCCGCCACATTCCTTCTCGACGCTTCTCCTGTACGCGGTGAGGCCGCAATCACCCGAACCTCCGTGATGGACTGAAACCAGAGAAGACTGAGGAGAGCGGATCACCAGACTGTCGAACCTGTCGTCCGACAGTCTGGTAATTAAAGCCCTCAGGTCAGGCGAGCACGTGAAAGGCAGTGAACCTACCGTGCTTGTCACGGCCGTGCAGCGGGTGCTGACCGCCATACGGACCGGCCAGAAGCTCTGTTAGAACGTCTCAGAGGCTACGCGCCTCTCGGGATGACCAGGAATCCATGCTTCCCGACGCACCTGAATGCGGCTCTCTCACCCTCCCCCTGGAAGGAACGGGCACAACGAGCATTTGGTGGATTCCAGGCAGAGTAAGCTTCAGCGTGCCCAATGACCTGCTCACTCTCCTGGGCCCCGCCGCGGACTTCCTGCGTGACCTGCTGCAAACCTCCTCCCACGGCGTTGCCGTTGTGGACCGGAACCTGCGCTACGTCGCTCTGAATACCCGGCATGCCGACGCCAACGCGCGTCCTCTCACGGAGCACCTCGGCGTCAGCGTCGACCAGGTCGCCCCCAGCCTGGCCTTTCCCCTGCACCGCCTGCTCAAGGACGTCTTCGACACCGGCCAGCCAGCACTCGGCCGCCGGCTCGTGCGGGACAACCCCCAGCAGCCCGGCCAGGTGCTGGCGTGGAGTGTCGACGCCCTTCCTGTCCGCAATGCCGCAGGCGCCGTGACGGCCGTTTGCCTACTGTTTACCGCGCCGCCTGAGGAAGGGCACGCCGGACCGACTGGCCGCATCCCGGACCGCTTGTGGGCACTCACTAAAACCCTGCCGACCTCCCGGTCGCTGGACGACGTCATCCGCCTGGTGATGGATGAAGCGGTCCCGACCACCGGTGCCGTCGCCGCAGGCCTGGCCCTGCTGGATGAGGACCGCACCCTCCTGAAGGTCCTGGGCGCCAGTGGTTACGATGCCGTGACCCTGCACACCTGGCCGACCGTGCCGCTCACCCTGCCGATCCCGGCGACCACCGCGGTGCAGGAAGGCCGCGCGCTGTTCCTCACCTGGAGCGACGTGCAGGAACAGTTTTCCCAGGCGGCGACGCGCCCGACGTACCAGGGACAGGCGCACGTGGCGCTTCCCCTGATGCAGGAGGAGGTCAGCCTGGGGTGCCTGACCCTGTCGTTCCCCGACCGGGTCCCCTTTACCCTGGCGGAGCAGACGGTAATGGGTGCGC encodes the following:
- a CDS encoding PAS domain-containing protein, which codes for MPNDLLTLLGPAADFLRDLLQTSSHGVAVVDRNLRYVALNTRHADANARPLTEHLGVSVDQVAPSLAFPLHRLLKDVFDTGQPALGRRLVRDNPQQPGQVLAWSVDALPVRNAAGAVTAVCLLFTAPPEEGHAGPTGRIPDRLWALTKTLPTSRSLDDVIRLVMDEAVPTTGAVAAGLALLDEDRTLLKVLGASGYDAVTLHTWPTVPLTLPIPATTAVQEGRALFLTWSDVQEQFSQAATRPTYQGQAHVALPLMQEEVSLGCLTLSFPDRVPFTLAEQTVMGALAETCAQTITSLRLRDAERLARSESQRTAAYLDSVLERSPNGVAFLDVKLRFVRVNAPFAVFSRRGVQDHPGKAWSEVLPDWQSVPQALAVARQTTRASRQQLNVPGPGGADRTVQVEVFPVLTAQGSLLALGCEISEV